The Archangium primigenium genomic interval GTGGGCTGGTACTCCCAGAGGCGCACCCCCGCGCGCAGGAGCGGCCGGTACGTGGAGCGCTGGGCCGCGCGCGCCAGGGCCACGTCGTTGATGGGTCCTGGCAGCAGCACCCGCACGTCCACCCCCGCGCGCCGCAGCCGGACGAGCTGGCGCATGAATGTGGCGTTGATGGCGAAGTAGCCGCTGGAGATCCACAGCCGCTCGCGCGCGGCGTCGAACACCTGCGCGAGCATGCGCTCGGCGGGCTCGGCGCCGGGCCGCGCGAGGCTCTGCACGAAGGCGGCCGGGGCGCTCCCCTCGGACGGCACCGCCGGGAAGCTGTCCGGGGGCAGGGGCTCGCCGCCAGCGCGTTGCCAGTCGCGCGAGAACGCCGCCTGCATCTGCGCCAGCGCGGCGGGGCCTCGCACGCGCACGTTGGTGTCGCGCCACCCGAGCCACTCGTCCGCGAGGCCCCAGCCTCCCGTGAGCCCCGAGCTCCCGTCCACCACGAGCAGCTTGCGGTGGTTGCGCATGAGCCAGCGCAGGGGATGCCACACCCGGGGCGGATGGAAGCGCCGCACCTCGCAGCCCATGCCTTCCAATCGAGGCCGCACCTCGCGCTCGAACCCCGGCCCCGAGCCGAAGGCGTCCACGAGCACCCGGCACGCCACGCCCTCGCGCACCCGCGCCGCGAGCGCCCGCTCGATGCGCAGCGACGCCTCTCCCGGACGCCAGATGTAGAGGCACAGGTGGACGCTCCCGCGCGCCCGGGTGATCTCCTCCTCCATGACGTCGAAGACGCGCCCGTCACACACGAGCTCCACGTGATGCCCGGGCAGCAGCCGCAGCGTCTCCGAGGTGCCCTCCGGGCCATCGGGCACGAGCGCCCGGGGCACGTCCGGCTGGAGCGGCCCGCGCACCAGGGTCAGGTGCCCGAGC includes:
- a CDS encoding phospholipase D-like domain-containing protein; this encodes MRRPWRRGDPLRHASLGHLTLVRGPLQPDVPRALVPDGPEGTSETLRLLPGHHVELVCDGRVFDVMEEEITRARGSVHLCLYIWRPGEASLRIERALAARVREGVACRVLVDAFGSGPGFEREVRPRLEGMGCEVRRFHPPRVWHPLRWLMRNHRKLLVVDGSSGLTGGWGLADEWLGWRDTNVRVRGPAALAQMQAAFSRDWQRAGGEPLPPDSFPAVPSEGSAPAAFVQSLARPGAEPAERMLAQVFDAARERLWISSGYFAINATFMRQLVRLRRAGVDVRVLLPGPINDVALARAAQRSTYRPLLRAGVRLWEYQPTMMHAKTAVVDTHGAVIGSTNLDPLSLNVLEEGSFVAEDAGLNAALARTFLEDLAQAREVRAVHWAYTVVSWVRRAIWWVFDRFE